A DNA window from Brassica napus cultivar Da-Ae chromosome C1, Da-Ae, whole genome shotgun sequence contains the following coding sequences:
- the LOC111201646 gene encoding uncharacterized protein LOC111201646, which produces MSWCDSAAKTGKNIAVWWDMKDCPVPEGIDAHRVRPSIEGALKEQGYSGPVSITAYGDQKQTPDRLLRALSSTGVAVVHIRSESTCAVMYKDMVKWREDNPPPATMMIITNQMLDVFHWDLARLQQRTSYDLFLAYSVEPLARLFVYTRKNWLWKNILLGTTASVTSSSSDAVFYCK; this is translated from the exons ATGAGTTGGTGCGATTCGGCGGCGAAGACAGGGAAAAATATAGCGGTGTGGTGGGACATGAAGGACTGTCCggttccagagggtattgatGCTCATCGTGTCCGTCCGAGTATAGAAGGTGCCTTAAAGGAACAAGGCTACTCTGGTCCTGTCTCCATCACAGCCTATGGAGACCAAAAACAAACCCCTGACCGCCTGCTACGAGCTCTCTCTTCCACTGGAGTCGCGGTGGTACATATCAGATCTG AAAGCACGTGCGCAGTCATGTACAAGGATATGGTGAAATGGCGAGAGGATAATCCTCCTCCGGCTACAATGATGATCATAACCAATCAGATGCTAGATGTCTTCCATTGGGATCTGGCCCGGCTTCAACAACGCACGAGTTACGACCTTTTTCTGGCTTATTCAGTCGAACCTCTCGCCCGATTGTTCGTGTACACTCGCAAAAATTGGCTCTGGAAAAATATATTACTTGGGACGACTGCGTCCGTGACAAGCAGCAGCAGCGATGCCGTGTTTTATTGCAAATAG
- the LOC111201647 gene encoding uncharacterized protein LOC111201647: MPPKRDVQKQLDDQAEAFRDATADLRHEFRETLQVLIEAAMRTVREAQPQAPQRQRRQEQDLAEEEDDDLADENPFAGLQEQKILPQNRDVMAAPRGKNRNWESGFRLELPEFTGSLKPDELLDWISSLEELLTFKQVPDVMRVPLVATRFKGRASAWWQQVKEQRARAGKERLNSWEKLKRMLRKSFLPYNYTRTVYNQLQNLRQGSKTVDDYASEFFTLLSRNTLLETHDQLVSRFIGGLRQQIQNNLLLFNPNSVSEAHQRAILIEQNIRSQATWQSTGGRARTNSTAESATTTLDPLTKEKPAPVPDQAQRTARPATFKCFNCGEIGHRQNSCPKRALITNDEPIYDEEEVLEDETKQEELVNGDIGQLLVLRRNLLSPQGIQESWLCTNIFHSSCTIRGKVCRFMIDSGSCTNVISEEAVAKLALFAEPHPNPYKLVWLNKQTDIRISRQCKVPFSVGATYNDLPTCDAVPMDACHMLLGRPWQYDRHTTHDGRANTYSFSFENRRIILVPSRDSVPTTATPAITPTPSPPTPPTRSVFLLSKSEFTEELRTSEMVLVLVAPTPTSPIFFPVPIEFQSLVQEFIDVFPDELPAGLPPLRDIQHRIDLAPQSPLPNRPHYRMSPQEHDELRRQVEDLLAKGYVRESLSPCAVPALLIPKKDGSWRMCVDSRAINKITVRYRFPIPRLDDLLDQIGSATIFTKLDLKSGYHQIRIRPGDEWKTAFKTREGLFEWMVMPFGLSNAPSTFMRVMNQALRPFIGRFVVVYFDDTLIFSSSLADHLGHLCDVLLVLR, translated from the coding sequence ATGCCGCCTAAGAGGGATGTTCAGAAGCAACTTGATGATCAAGCAGAAGCTTTTCGTGATGCTACGGCTGATCTTCGCCATGAATTCCGAGAAACCTTACAGGTTTTGATTGAAGCAGCAATGCGCACGGTGCGGGAAGCACAGCCCCAAGCCCCACAACGTCAACGTCGCCAGGAACAAGACCTTGCAGAGGAGGAAGATGACGATCTTGCCGATGAGAACCCTTTTGCGGGACTGCAAGAGCAGAAAATCCTACCACAAAATCGTGATGTGATGGCAGCCCCTCGGGGTAAAAATCGCAACTGGGAATCTGGGTTTCGACTGGAGTTGCCTGAATTTACTGGTAGTCTAAAGCCAGATGAGCTCCTTGACTGGATCAGCTCGTTGGAAGAACTCCTTACGTTCAAACAGGTGCCTGATGTGATGCGTGTACCGTTAGTGGCTACTCGCTTCAAGGGAAGGGCGTCAGCCTGGTGGCAACAGGTCAAAGAACAGAGAGCCCGAGCAGGCAAAGAGCGTTTGAATTCATGGGAGAAACTCAAACGGATGCTTCGCAAGTCGTTCCTCCCTTATAATTACACACGTACGGTGTATAACCAATTACAGAATTTGAGACAAGGAAGTAAAACCGTGGATGATTATGCGTCGGAATTTTTCACCCTTCTCTCACGTAATACACTTCTGGAAACACATGACCAACTGGTCTCACGCTTCATTGGCGGATTACGGCAACAAATACAGAACAATCTCTTGTTGTTCAATCCAAATAGTGTGTCGGAAGCTCATCAACGGGCCATATTGATCGAACAAAACATCCGTTCTCAAGCTACTTGGCAATCCACCGGCGGACGAGCTCGTACAAATTCAACGGCAGAATCCGCAACAACTACTCTTGACCCGCTGACCAAAGAAAAGCCTGCTCCCGTGCCAGACCAGGCTCAAAGAACGGCGCGACCCGCTACCTTTAAGTGCTTTAATTGTGGAGAGATTGGTCATCGCCAAAACTCGTGTCCCAAGCGTGCCTTGATCACTAATGATGAACCTATTTATGATGAGGAAGAGGTGTTGGAAGACGAAACAAAACAAGAGGAACTTGTCAATGGGGATATCGGCCAGCTGCTAGTACTTCGTCGCAATCTGTTGAGCCCCCAAGGGATACAAGAATCGTGGCTCTGCACAAATATTTTTCACTCATCTTGCACAATACGCGGAAAGGTTTGTAGGTTCATGATAGACTCTGGGAGTTGCACCAATGTTATTTCAGAGGAAGCAGTAGCCAAGCTAGCATTGTTCGCGGAACCGCACCCCAACCCTTATAAGCTAGTATGGCTCAACAAGCAAACAGATATTCGTATTTCTCGACAGTGCAAAGTTCCTTTCTCAGTAGGAGCAACTTACAACGATCTGCCGACCTGTGACGCTGTCCCCATGGACGCATGCCACATGTTACTCGGTAGACCATGGCAGTATGACCGTCACACTACACATGATGGACGTGCAAATACTTACTCATTCTCTTTCGAGAATAGGCGCATCATCTTGGTACCATCACGTGATTCTGTTCCTACTACTGCAACACCAGCCATCACGCCGACGCCTTCACCACCAACTCCTCCAACTCGTTCAGTATTCCTGCTTTCGAAGTCAGAGTTCACAGAAGAATTGCGAACATCTGAGATGGTATTGGTTCTCGTTGCTCCCACTCCGACGTCACCTATATTTTTTCCAGTCCCTATTGAGTTTCAGTCACTGGTTCAAGAATTTATAGACGTGTTTCCGGATGAACTCCCGGCGGGTTTGCCGCCGCTCCGCGATATACAACATCGCATTGATCTCGCTCCTCAGTCTCCGCTCCCTAATCGCCCTCACTACAGGATGAGCCCACAGGAGCATGACGAATTGCGGCGACAGGTTGAGGACCTGCTGGCTAAAGGCTATGTTCGTGAAAGTTTAAGCCCATGCGCGGTCCCAGCCTTATTGATTCCAAAGAAAGACGGTTCGTGGCGTATGTGTGTGGATAGCAGAGCGATCAATAAGATAACGGTGCGTTATCGTTTTCCTATTCCACGCCTGGACGACCTTCTTGATCAAATCGGATCAGCGACTATATTTACAAAGTTGGATCTCAAGAGCGGTTACCACCAGATTCGTATCCGGccaggagatgaatggaaaacagCTTTTAAGACGCGTGAAGGTCTCTTTGAGTGGATGGTCATGCCTTTTGGCTTGTCTAATGCCCCTAGCACGTTCATGCGTGTAATGAATCAAGCCTTGAGGCCCTTTATTGGACGATTTGTGGTTGTCTATTTTGACGACACTCTGATTTTCAGCTCCTCTCTGGCTGATCACTTGGGTCATCTTTGTGATGTGTTGCTGGTTCTTCGATGA